One Vitis riparia cultivar Riparia Gloire de Montpellier isolate 1030 chromosome 4, EGFV_Vit.rip_1.0, whole genome shotgun sequence genomic window carries:
- the LOC117912486 gene encoding BURP domain-containing protein 3-like isoform X1, translating to MPKAILDLLQSKGLSSVDASTASCTIHIHFDKFSQPAGEEAQVDDSKIGSFLETDLHPGKKMKMNLATTTNGAVFLPHQVAESIPFSSNKLPEILNRFSLKEKSTEAEIIKELEECEEPAMEGEARYCTTSLESLIDFSTSKLGRNVNVLANEVKTGSQEYEFGVGMEKLADKSVVCYKMNYPYVVFYCHTFTKTRTYMIPLVGADGSKAKAMSSCHSDRSAWHPKHVAFKVLNVKPGTVPVCHFVHNNAMVWIPK from the exons ATGCCTAAAGCTATACTAGATCTGTTGCAGTCCA AAGGTCTAAGTTCTGTCGATGCTTCTACTGCCTCTTGTACTATTCACATCCACTTCGATAAATTCTCTCAACCCGCGGGAGAAGAGGCTCAAGTAGATGACTCAAAAATAGGTAGCTTCTTGGAAACAGACCTGCATCCaggtaaaaaaatgaagatgaacttGGCCACAACTACAAATGGAGCTGTTTTCTTGCCTCATCAAGTTGCTGAATCCATACCCTTTTCATCCAACAAGCTACCTGAAATATTGAACCGGTTTTCCCTGAAAGAAAAATCCACAGAAGCCGAGATAATAAAGGAGCTAGAGGAATGCGAGGAGCCTGCCATGGAAGGAGAAGCAAGGTACTGTACAACATCATTAGAGTCCCTAATCGATTTCAGCACTTCAAAGCTTGGAAGAAATGTGAATGTGCTGGCGAATGAGGTCAAAACGGGGAGCCAGGAGTATGAGTTTGGAGTGGGAATGGAGAAGCTTGCCGACAAATCAGTGGTGTGCTATAAGATGAACTACCCATATGTTGTTTTCTACTGCCATACATTCACTAAGACACGGACTTACATGATTCCGTTGGTGGGTGCTGATGGAAGCAAAGCTAAAGCCATGTCATCTTGTCATAGTGACAGATCAGCTTGGCACCCAAAACATGTGGCCTTCAAAGTGCTCAATGTTAAGCCAGGAACAGTCCCTGTCTGCCATTTCGTTCACAACAATGCCATGGTCTGGATTCCAAAATAG
- the LOC117912486 gene encoding BURP domain-containing protein 3-like isoform X2: MVSYHRIKLQKGLSSVDASTASCTIHIHFDKFSQPAGEEAQVDDSKIGSFLETDLHPGKKMKMNLATTTNGAVFLPHQVAESIPFSSNKLPEILNRFSLKEKSTEAEIIKELEECEEPAMEGEARYCTTSLESLIDFSTSKLGRNVNVLANEVKTGSQEYEFGVGMEKLADKSVVCYKMNYPYVVFYCHTFTKTRTYMIPLVGADGSKAKAMSSCHSDRSAWHPKHVAFKVLNVKPGTVPVCHFVHNNAMVWIPK, from the exons ATGGTCTCCTATCATAGAATTAAACTGCAGA AAGGTCTAAGTTCTGTCGATGCTTCTACTGCCTCTTGTACTATTCACATCCACTTCGATAAATTCTCTCAACCCGCGGGAGAAGAGGCTCAAGTAGATGACTCAAAAATAGGTAGCTTCTTGGAAACAGACCTGCATCCaggtaaaaaaatgaagatgaacttGGCCACAACTACAAATGGAGCTGTTTTCTTGCCTCATCAAGTTGCTGAATCCATACCCTTTTCATCCAACAAGCTACCTGAAATATTGAACCGGTTTTCCCTGAAAGAAAAATCCACAGAAGCCGAGATAATAAAGGAGCTAGAGGAATGCGAGGAGCCTGCCATGGAAGGAGAAGCAAGGTACTGTACAACATCATTAGAGTCCCTAATCGATTTCAGCACTTCAAAGCTTGGAAGAAATGTGAATGTGCTGGCGAATGAGGTCAAAACGGGGAGCCAGGAGTATGAGTTTGGAGTGGGAATGGAGAAGCTTGCCGACAAATCAGTGGTGTGCTATAAGATGAACTACCCATATGTTGTTTTCTACTGCCATACATTCACTAAGACACGGACTTACATGATTCCGTTGGTGGGTGCTGATGGAAGCAAAGCTAAAGCCATGTCATCTTGTCATAGTGACAGATCAGCTTGGCACCCAAAACATGTGGCCTTCAAAGTGCTCAATGTTAAGCCAGGAACAGTCCCTGTCTGCCATTTCGTTCACAACAATGCCATGGTCTGGATTCCAAAATAG
- the LOC117912716 gene encoding BURP domain-containing protein 1-like, whose translation MEFLRPLPILAFLSVVVVVSHASLPSEGYWKLVLPHTPMPKAVKDHLYPGVTSFNASAAAFCLGIYYGFNKIPQPFHAKQAQDGLNIVKEKSAEAELMKKEIEDCEEPAMDGESRFCATSLESLIDFSTSKLGRNVNVLTNEVRMGSQEFELE comes from the exons ATGGAGTTCCTTCGTCCTCTTCCCATTCTGGCTTTTCTTTCA GTGGTGGTGGTAGTAAGCCATGCTTCTCTACCTTCTGAGGGTTACTGGAAGTTGGTTTTGCCTCACACTCCCATGCCCAAAGCTGTGAAGGATCACTTGTACCCTG GTGTAACTTCTTTCAATGCTTCTGCTGCTGCTTTTTGTTTGGGGATTTACTATGGGTTCAACAAAATCCCTCAACCATTCCATGCAAAGCAGGCCCAAGATGGCTTAAATATAG TGAAGGAAAAATCTGCAGAAGCTGAGCTGATGAAGAAGGAGATAGAAGATTGTGAGGAGCCTGCCATGGATGGAGAATCTAGGTTCTGTGCAACATCATTAGAGTCCCTAATCGATTTCAGCACTTCAAAGCTCGGAAGAAATGTGAATGTGCTGACGAATGAGGTTAGAATGGGAAGCCAAGAGTTTGAATTGGAGTGA